A window from bacterium encodes these proteins:
- the gltX gene encoding glutamate--tRNA ligase produces MEQKVRVRFAPSPTGYLHLGGVRTALFNWLFARHHKGKFILRIEDTDLERSAQASEGTIISSLKWLGLDWDEGPEVGGEYAPYRQRERLKIYQEYADKLLQEDRAYYCYCTEEELEAKRKQGIHGYDGRCRNLTTSQRQQLTDAGRKPVIRFKIPEINEMIVVQDLIRGDVEFSSEILHDFVIIRSDGVAAYNFAVVIDDYLMKITHIIRGDDHLSNTPKQILLYQTFGFDLPQFAHLPMILGPDGARFSKRHGATSTEAYRELGYLPEALVNYLALRGWSSAEQNKEIYSVDELIKDFSLERVTKSPAIFDIDKLNWMNGNYIRNADLVRLTKLAIPYLKKKGCVTCCGDFEWLKAVVDLVKDRINCLSEITDQVDYIFNSKIIFDDETKEILNGEKATQILDYFSKKLEETDDLSPEKIASVIKDIGKEIGVKGKELFMPIRVALTGKIHGPELPEIIAVLGKEVSLKRIKTN; encoded by the coding sequence ATGGAACAGAAGGTTAGGGTAAGATTTGCACCCAGTCCAACAGGTTATCTCCATTTAGGTGGTGTCCGCACAGCATTATTTAACTGGCTATTTGCCAGACACCACAAGGGTAAATTTATCTTAAGAATTGAAGATACGGATTTAGAGAGGTCCGCACAAGCCTCTGAAGGAACAATTATTAGTTCGTTGAAATGGCTTGGGCTTGATTGGGATGAAGGTCCTGAAGTCGGTGGCGAGTATGCCCCGTATCGCCAGCGAGAAAGATTAAAAATTTATCAAGAATATGCGGATAAACTCTTGCAAGAAGACAGGGCATATTATTGTTATTGCACTGAGGAAGAACTGGAGGCAAAAAGAAAACAAGGAATACACGGATATGATGGTAGGTGTAGAAATTTAACCACATCACAAAGACAACAATTAACAGACGCAGGCAGAAAACCCGTCATTCGATTTAAAATCCCGGAAATAAACGAGATGATTGTCGTCCAGGATTTAATTCGAGGGGATGTAGAATTTTCTTCAGAAATCCTGCATGACTTTGTCATTATTCGCTCTGATGGTGTTGCGGCATACAACTTCGCGGTGGTAATAGATGATTATTTAATGAAAATAACCCATATCATTCGTGGGGATGACCATTTATCAAATACCCCTAAACAAATATTACTCTATCAAACATTTGGATTTGACCTGCCACAATTTGCACATTTACCAATGATTTTAGGACCAGATGGGGCAAGATTCTCAAAACGACATGGGGCAACATCCACAGAGGCTTATCGAGAACTGGGCTATTTACCAGAGGCATTGGTCAATTATCTGGCACTGCGCGGTTGGTCTTCAGCTGAGCAAAACAAAGAAATTTATTCTGTAGATGAACTCATCAAAGATTTTTCATTAGAACGGGTGACCAAAAGTCCGGCGATTTTTGACATAGATAAGTTAAACTGGATGAATGGCAATTACATTAGAAATGCTGATTTGGTTAGATTGACTAAATTGGCTATCCCTTATTTGAAAAAGAAAGGATGTGTCACCTGTTGTGGTGATTTTGAGTGGCTTAAGGCAGTCGTGGATTTGGTTAAAGACCGCATAAATTGCCTCTCAGAAATTACTGACCAGGTTGATTACATTTTTAATTCAAAAATAATCTTCGATGATGAGACAAAAGAGATTTTAAATGGTGAGAAGGCAACGCAAATATTAGATTACTTCTCTAAAAAATTAGAAGAGACAGATGATTTATCCCCAGAAAAGATAGCATCAGTGATTAAAGATATAGGAAAAGAAATTGGTGTCAAAGGTAAAGAATTATTTATGCCAATTAGAGTGGCATTGACTGGTAAGATACACGGCCCTGAGTTACCTGAAATCATAGCGGTA
- the ispF gene encoding 2-C-methyl-D-erythritol 2,4-cyclodiphosphate synthase, translated as MRVGIGIDIHKLVKGRKLLLGGVEIPYEKGLEGDSDADVLIHAIIDALLGSVGQGDIGRTFGVGKPELMGISSITLLERVYKIVTEKNFIINNIDASIIAQEPQLSPYIDQMKKNVVKVVNVEEEEVNIKATTTKGLGIIGEKEAIACVAVVSVVKIGYGTEG; from the coding sequence ATGCGAGTTGGAATTGGAATTGATATTCATAAATTAGTCAAAGGTAGGAAATTGCTCTTAGGTGGGGTAGAAATTCCTTATGAAAAGGGATTAGAAGGCGATTCGGATGCCGATGTTCTAATCCATGCAATTATTGATGCCTTATTAGGCAGTGTGGGGCAGGGAGATATTGGCAGAACATTCGGTGTAGGCAAACCTGAATTAATGGGAATTTCCAGCATTACCTTGTTAGAAAGAGTTTATAAAATAGTCACGGAGAAAAATTTTATTATAAATAATATTGATGCCTCCATTATCGCTCAAGAACCGCAATTGTCTCCATACATTGACCAGATGAAAAAGAATGTGGTTAAAGTGGTTAATGTTGAGGAAGAGGAGGTAAATATCAAAGCTACTACGACTAAAGGACTCGGTATCATTGGTGAAAAAGAGGCAATTGCCTGTGTAGCCGTAGTAAGTGTGGTAAAAATAGGCTATGGAACAGAAGGTTAG